CTGAGATAGTTGTGGTTTCTGAAGAATACTACTCCATTTATAAACTGggtatttctctttttcaataaTTATGAGTTCTGGTCAGTGGGGGATTTTGGTTTCACTCACACTGTTGAATATGTTGGCTAGACATTCTGGGGTGTATTTTTAACATCTCTGAGTGTTGATATCTCAGCCTGGAAGGGAAAGGAGTGGTTATGTGCTGTGATTCTTGTGGATATGTATTGAAGAGCTTGCGTTTTGGCAccttctgcattttcttcagGACCTGTTGGTCTGTGGGAAGTTTACAGCTGACGATGAGTGTGATAAGGTTGGAGAGAGAATTTTGAAGGGTGGGGAGAGAAGATGGGAAATAGAAAACTTATTACGTGATCATTTTCCAGTAAAAAGTGATATGTGAAAGACTCAAATTAGTAAAATTTTGTTATGATCCTGTTTTTGGTAGTTTCCCCTTCAcctaaatatataaacatatgtgTATGAACATTTAGATTAATCTGATTATAAAGTGCCTCCCCTGTCCAAAACACTTGGCGCACAGCAGATATTAAATGTCCAATGTTAATCCAACAGTTACTTGCGAATGTGTTTTTAAATCATGTGCTGCATCATGAGACGATTGCAAGGGGAGGCAGTGCTGTTATGGAGAGGGCAATATTACAAACAGTCCTGTTTTGAAAGGGTAAGTCTTTCTGAAGTAAATATTCAGATGGCTAGGGATGGTTACCAAATTTCATGATCCACCTGCAGCTATTTCCATACCTGTCTTGTATGCACACCTAAAAGGATACAATGAGATTATAGGAAGCCGGCTGTGGACTGGATTAATTATTTATGAGGAGTGTGTTTATAACTTCAGCTTTTATATGTTGATAAGGATCACTTGcatatttttctgtctcttacTCTAGTTTCTCCCTCTGGCTTTGAAAGCATTGTTCTTGCAGAAGAGGATCTGAACGGCAAGCTGATGAACCAAGAGATACGTATCCATAGCTGGCCTTGTTCTTATTACTTGGACACCAGCAAACAATGGGTCTCTGGCAGACTCTCACTGACTCCTCTTGCTATCAAATTTACAGCTGACAAAACTGGTGAGCTTTTGGTCAACTTCCATCTTTCTGGTATCAGTGAGATCAAGAAAGAATCTTCAAATTTAATCTTTAGCTCCCTCACCATCTTAGAGAAGAATACCAAGCACTGGTTCAGTTCTCTCCAACCGAACAGAAATGTGGTGTTCAACATCCTTGAGCATTTCTGGAGGGAGCAGTTACTGTCAAACCAAGGCGCGGGAGcagaagctggggctctgcagtcAACAAAAGGGAAGGAACTGACTGGCTTATTGGCAGGTTCACAGAAACGGCTGGAGGACACGGCAAAAGTGCTGCATTACCAGGGCGAGCAGTTTGATAACATCATGAGAGGACTGAACAAAATCGAAGGCGATATGGATGTAGCAGACAGGTACTGTAGCATCCTCCGAGCTAAGCAGTAGTTGTGGGATTGTGCTGTATGTGTGTAGAACTTGAGGGACAGATCCACAAAGTTCTTTAGACCTAAGCTCTGTTGACTTTCATTGAAAGCTCAAGCACATGATGGTCTTCTGTAGATCTAGTTCTTGTTATaagattttgtttctctgtttctgtCCTCGTTcggttttttcctccctcaggaAATTATACTTGTGCCTTTATGCCTGACTTCTGTCCTTCACATAACTTTGGAAGTCCTTTGTGGATTTCAGCCACAATTGGCAGAATGTTAAAGATCTCCAAAATATTAAATACCTGTAAGTTTTGAGAAAATAGGCAGCTGgttagaggaaaaaatgtttctttcctctATAAACGCCCCCACTGAAAGACAGGCTATGGAGTTCCAGTTCTTTTTAGATGTCCTAGAATATACACAGAGGAGAAATACTGGACACTGGGTTTGGTTAACCTTGCCAGTAATGGAGCGGCCAGTTTTACACCACAATTCTGCTTTTCTGGTTCTTTTGAAAGAGTATGATGAATATGGTAGGTGGGCTGGTGACTTGGAGACAGTTTCCTAGAGTTAGCAGGAGACAGCTTCTCCACGCATGAAAATAACTCTTCAGGCTGCTCTTTGCCTACAGAGTATATGTAGCTgaggagcttttatttcctctttccttcaaAAGAACTTAACGGCCCAGCTAGAAACAGCAGTGAGGGCTGGGTCTGCGGTACAGATGTCGTCAGAGAAATGGCTGTAGAAACAGTGGTCCCTGATTTGTGCTTTAAAATTGCACTGCTTCTAGCCTTATATGAAACACTCCCTGCCTTTAGATCTCTGTGGAATTAGTTCATTTTGTAAGGAAAATAATGGCCTGTCTTGTGCAACGCTGAACAAACTGCTgagctctgtctgcaggctgaTGATGTAAGAACCAGAGAATCAAGCTTATGCTTCTTCCCCACCCCAATACTAGACTATTTGCGGTAGTGTCAATTAGGCGTTTAACCCAAGTAATTCCAAAAAAATTAGCCATTAAGTACTGGATTTAGGCAGCTGAAATAAGAGATATGGAGCACATTTGAGATGTTGCATGTCTTTAGCTGGGGCAGAACTCAGTGTGAACAGTAAAGGGTTTGTCTCTCAGTCAGAACACTTTGACTTTGCTATTTAGTGATTAACATTTAAAGTGAATTTTTCTATGCTATTTTGTGTGCTGCAAGTTGGATTCAACAGCAGTCTGAAATAGACAGTGAGGTTAAGAGTAGTATTGTAATGTTTGAAGATATGCAGCTATGAGCTTCTTTGTGGAACCTCAGACAGCTGcataaagaaacaaacacaataaAGTTCAAAGTAGTTTCTTTTGGAAGAGACATCTGTTTTTAGATGGGTATCATGTCTGAAGAAAGTGTTGATTTCATAGTGATTCTGGCAATATTCTGTATGCCCTTTAATGAAAAGCCAAGATAACTGAAAGCTTCAGCAATAGCTTTTTAAGCTCTGTAGCAATAAACAATGAATAGGAAAATAAATACCTGCTCATTGTTTTTGGAAGAGAGTTTTGTTTTGGGTTAAGATGCATTGGGAGGTATTATTTGTCTTCATGAATCTGAAGAGTTAGATGCTGTGatttaagatggaaaaataaaggaagacaTTGACCAAATGTTTGCTGAGATTCTGTTTTATCTACAGTATCTTAGAGTTTAGCCAGCTTGCTCACAGACTAAAACAGAGTCCAGAAGCCATTGGCCAAACTGTTAGATTTGTGCTGTGCTTTTTGGGGAGTTCTAACACTTATTTTCTAATACagtttgtctctgtctctgtgtgtgtgtttttgcgTAAAGCTGTATCTTTCCAAATTTCTTCTCTTAAACCAACGACATCTTTCTTCACTTCCCTAAATAATGTAGAAAATAGGGAGGATCATGATCAAAGCTTATTTGATTGCTGCACATTAGTTAATTCAGCATAGATAAACTTAGTCACTTCAAtgtctttctctcttgcttgcttTAGAATCTCGGTGGGAAATAACTACATGGATAATATCATGCAGGACCGTTTTGCATGTATAGCAGATCATGTGCAGAAGGAAATTTTAGTTATACTTGTATTAGTTCAAGGTTGTGTGAGCAACACCAGTTTTTTGATGGTGTCCCTTTTAAAAAGAATCAGGGTGGCCGCCTTTATCAACCTTTTGTATTTAAAACTTTGCTTAACTTTTTCTTGCCTGTATGTGTGGGCTGTTTCAGATTATTAATTCTGTTAAATGTGCTGTGCACCAGATTCTGCACTTGTACATGCCTGGGTCCATGCAGCTGGCTTTGGTGGAACTGCGTGCAGATAAGCAGAGCTGAGTCCATCATGCTAGCGGATGTTTGGAGACCACAAATAAGCATAAATCCAGATTCACTGGTtcctttttaatatattcataTTAGAAGGCAAGGTActttttttgcagattttcttttttaggagCGATCATATAGTTTGTTAATATACTAGTGCTGACTTCTCTGCCCAAGCCAAGAGAAGCTGGGTAGATCTTTTGTTAGGTCTGCATAAGAGAGAAATTTTCCTGTAAATGCGACGTTGCATGACCAGAATGCAAGTCCCTTGGGAAAGAGGGGAGTGAGTGGGCAAAGGGACAAAGCAATAAAACGTAAGCAAATGCACATGCTTTTCCCATAGGAAAGGCGATGAAGCAAACCTGTTTTGCATGAGGAATTTAACTCTTCATAAGTTGTCATTGCCCTAAGGTACCTTGTTGTAACTCATTCATACACTGAGAGGAGGACAGAAGACATGCTTTGTGTTTTATAAAAGTGAGATCAGGCCAGATGTGTCTATTTAGTTGCAGCAGGTATATTAGAGTATGACTTTTAATTTGGAAGATAGTGTGTGCTAACAGggccttgttttgttttctttttctttattttttttccagttattctcTGCGTTGAACTTCAATTGAACCTCATAGTTCCAGAATTCAGCCCTAAGTCTGGGATACTTTGTCATTTCAAATTCTGTTATTGTAGAGCTGTTTTTTAAGGAGTGTCACAGCATTTTCAgagggcagcagagagctccAGACCCATTACTCATCTTTCATGCTATCTACATAAATATCTGATGTTCCTACTGCAGTTGGGAGTAGACTCTTGGAACAATTCATTCTGTCTCCCTCTGTTATTCATGAATTCAGTGGTTTATtgaatgtgacttttttttttttttttttttaacaatatgactttttctgctttttgtagcAGATTAATTTCTTTAAGCAGGTCTATTTTGAAGCTGGTGCAGAACTTTGGTAGCTAGTAGCCAAAGTGTGTTCAGCTAGAGCTTCCTTTTTCAGATTAGACTGTGTTTGCATCCAAATTAAATAGGATTTTAAAACTGCAGAGTCTTCTGTAGAACTGCTCTGATTCTCtcatggaaaataaattattgcaAAAAGTATCTTGGGAATAGCACTGCTGTGGTGCATGTTTTATTGGGCGGTACCTTTACAGAGCTAACTTAAAAGCAGATTAAATCAGCTTACTCCCCAAAATACCAAGAAGGCAGTAATGCTTTGTATTTCAGTCTGATAAGGCTTTTATCTCTGAGATTTATGTGATTAATAGTCTTTTGGAGCATTATGAAATGACAGTGTTTTGTTAAACATATCTTTATGGGTTATCTGGCTTTATTTGGAGTGTCCTCTGCAACTCGCATGTCAGTGGAACATGCCTGGTCACTAGATAGCCTTTAACGTGTCTACGGTGAGGAAGAGACAGTGCTCGTTTGGCCTGACTTTCTTTAGAGCTGTAGGGTTGTTCGAGCAGCAGATGCATCCCAGAGAGCTGATTGCCTCTTCCTACATCTGTCTGCAGCTGGAGGTGGGCACTGAAAGCTGCTGTGGGTGAGAGGGGAGGTGGCTGCTTGCCCAGTGCCTGGTGGGAAGATGGGTTGCGCGGTGGGAGAGGGGGTATGCAGTTACTGTCGATCGCGTGGGGAGATGTAGTTGCCCTCAAAGACTTTCTTCCAGGCCCGGAGGCAGAGTCATCCTGCTGTTCAGGATGGGTCACCTCACCTGGCCTTTCAGACGAAGGGTAGATTTAAAGCAGTTGGGTGCAGAAGATGGCTAAAGTTTGACTGGGATTTGTTGTCCTTACTAGAGCTGGGGATTTTAACAGTGAGGGGAGAAAATGTTTGTAGAAGATGATGTGGGGCAGCACTCGTGTTTTCCAACAGATGTTCCCCAGGCCAGCCCACTACAATGATGCcagcttctttcttccctttctgatGAGGGTTTGCTCTTTTAGTAGGACAGATTTGGGAGAAGGGCAGGGGACAAGAAGAGAATGGGAGAAACAAAGTGTCATAGGTGCGAGTATGTCTTTACCTCTAATCCGTCTAGACCTAGAGAGGGATGCTCACAGATGGGCAGCATAGCACTTTGGAAAATTAAACTAGAATTACTGCCTTTCCCCTCATTCCCATTTTTCCGGTGGAAAGACTGCCTGTGAAGCGTAGACCCAAAGAGATCTGTGATGCTTATTCATCCTTGGGAGAAGAGCCCAGAAGGGAGGATTGGCTGTGCTgataaaaaatgcaaagcattatCGTGTCCCACATCTCATTATTTCTTCCCTTTAGTTGTAcacgcacatgtgtgtgtgtcttgcCTGCAGCTGATGGACTTAGTTGCCTGCTGTTCATCTTCATGGTTAGAAATGAGGAGCTTGACTCCCTGTGTTAATTCTGGCTATAAGGTGCTAATATGGTCTTCCTTGGGGAAGTTGCTTAATTCCTCTATAAACTGAATCCAGTTATCTTTAAGCTAAGGCACTGGTTTGCCAACAAGGCCTGTCTCTGTAGAGAGCTAGGCCAATATTGAAGGTGAGGTAGAGCCCAGTGTGGGCAATCTCTGCTGGGCATTTCAGCTTGAGCTTTGTACCTGCGTTGTTATAACTAGCAATGGGAATTTGGGAGTGGGGGCAAAGCAAAGGGTGATGACAACCTGTGGGGCTGAGGCAGAGAGGAATAGAAAAAAAGCGGAAGGACTGAATGCCAGGTGTGGAAACATTGAGTTAAAAGGCACTGTTAGATCAACAGATGGGTGTAAATGGGCCTGAATAAATCTAGTAGGAAGCTGGATTTCTCACATGAGGACAGTGAGGTTCTGGGACCGCTTTCCAACGTAACGGCAGATGCAGGaaagcttgtctttttttttttttttttttttttttttttttttttatttaatggttTGATCCTGGTAAGTTGTGGGTGCATTTGAGATGTGAAATAACAGAGTGCTGGATTCAATAATAAGAAATCTTTGCATCTGTGGTAATTTGCTTTGAAATGGTGGGGTAGCATGACCCTCCAATTGGCTTTCATTCTTCTAAcgctctcttttctcctctaggtTGTTGACTGAACTCGAATCTCCTTCTTGGTGGCCATTTAGCAGCAAGCTCTGGAAAGCGCCTTTGGAAGCCAAGCCAAAGGAAACTGCCACAGTTTCCGATTCAAAGAACCAGGAAGGAATCATAATTAGAATTCCAGTTATTATCACCCACAGAACAGACTCAAATGTCAAGCCAGGAAAACTCACGCTCCTCGCTTCTGGCCTGGAAATCAGTGACTGCAATTCTCAGGTCATTCACCGGTTTGAATCAAAAGATGTAGATGATATCAGAGTTCATACGCCATATGAAATTAGTGTTCGCCAGAGATTTATTGGTAAGCCCGACACCTCTTACCGGCTGTTGTCAGCGAAGATGCCGGAAGCAATCCCGATCCTGGAGATGCAGTTCAGCAAGAAGATACAGTTTTTAGAAGATGCCCTGGGATTTGTTGGTGCCAGGGAGTCTCCTCAGGTAGATCTGGGCACCTCCATTTGGCAAGCAGGTATGTGACAGATGGTGATCCATCAGTAAACGATAACACTAGCTCCGAAAGCTTCCAAGTGGTTTTCAAACTCAGAATATTGAACGATATTTACAGGGCAAGGCCTTTCCTCCCTGCCCTAGCAGTGAGGCTATGTTGATGATAAAATGCAAGAAATAACTGCTAGTTGACTTTAGGCCCTCTTGGCAGGAGGAAGGGTGTGAGGGTAGAGGTGACAGAAGTGTGTGGTCCTGTTTGAATGTAGTTGGATTTATTTTCTCAGGGATACTGTAGCAAAATCTATGAGTGTAGATGCTGAATCTGAGGTGCCTCTCGGGGCCTGACTGTTGGAACGTGCCAAGCCCTCTTTAATGTTGTGCTCTCAGCTGCTGTTTTCACTAACTCTGCACCAGTCTGTGAGAAGGATTAGCTTAATCTGAGTTTCTTTCATCTGCTGGTTTGCATTTTAACTCCAATGTCCTTTTTTTCCAATGTCACCAATTCAGTATTATGCCCCTCTGTGGAAAGGGTAAATCCACTCTCCTCTTTTGACTACTTGCTTCAGCGTCCTGTATTGTTGCTATTTTACTTTTGGCGATTTGTAGCTGGAAGCATCTCTGTATTAAACCTGTTCTTCAGTTAATTGCagaaagtttaaaacaaacttcCACTTCAACAAGTTTTTAAATTGTATGTGGGATAAATATTATGctaattttcctttccaaaaaatgaaatttagTTGTTTGAGAAgttcatgttttttgttttaaagaagaaactgAGTTTGGTTTTCTGAGATTTTAGATCTCTGATTAAATGAATGCATAGTTCAGTCATTTTAAGAAAACATGGCAGGAACTGAAACCCTTCACAACAACAATAAAATTCCTTACTGCTATTGCTTTTTTCTAAGGTCCTGTATGAGTTTGTTTTTGTAATTCAAGCCTGGATTCACTTGGAGAGCTGGTGAATCCTTGTCTTTAAGAATTTAATTCTACAAAAACATGACTGGatcttctctttttcttaatgATCGGTGACAGAAGAACAAATTTGTGAATGAATTTATTGCTAGTGTAtttaaaatgaggagaaaaatgatATAGTAAAATAATAGATGAATCTATTTCTGTGCACCAAGCTAAAACCGGGACTTCAGCAGGAAGGATAATGTTCTGTTGTTGACAAGTCATCAAGAGCCATAGCTTGGAAAAGCTtgttaatttttaaggaaataagtCTTGGGCATCTGGCACTAAAATGTCAGCCCAACAACTTAGAGGAAAAACAACCTGCTGGTTTCTTAAGCACTGAGTTATTCCAGCAAATTGGTGTTCAGTTCCTGATGGTCTTAAGGCTGGTTACATAAAATAATTGGTTATACAGCCCTACTGTGCTTAATTTCCCACTGCTCTGCTCTGTTTGCATCTAAGTCAGTGAGTCAGGGATATTGCTCTCCTTCTCCTACCCCCACCTGCGTTTGGACTGTTTAATTTGGAAATGTCAGTGAAGAGAACTGGAGGTTATGGAAATCCTGACTTCTCTAACTCCACCAAAACCCTTGTTTGTTCCTTCCCCGGAGTCTGTGGCTCTCTGGCTTTGGTCGCAAGATGGCAGTCACGGACTGTGTTTTAACCCGTGGGGTTTTTCCATGGCTGCTCACGTGGTggaaatagtgattttttttttttcttttttgtttagggggtaaaagaagggaaaaaagtctgTCTGTACACAGAGACAGGCGTGCATAACGCACATAAAATTTGTGTGTATATTTTCAGGTACTGAATGTTGGTTCAGAGGCGTATAGGAGAAATATCCTTGCAGTGGAGGTACGTTTGTCTCAGTGAACTGGCTCGTGGCGTTCACTGCCCTTCGTTGTGCAGTTCTGAGCAAGGAGCGTTTTAACTGTCGTCGTGTCATCTGGATCCTACCTGTTTTTAAAGCTGTGCATATTGCACGTTTGCATAAATAAATGCAACCAAACTGCCCTTCCTAAGAGTTTTGGCTTGATTTGTGTAGAAGAAGCATGTCTAAAGTGTTTTGTACACACTAGATTATCCCAAactattttaaactgttttgcatttcttttccgACTGTATTCTTTTGGACTAAGACGGGGCTTTTCCTTGCATGCTAAGGACAGAGCGCAGCAAGGTCTGTTTTGTACCAGAGATTCTCCTGTGCTGCATCAAACCAGCGCTTTTCCCGACCGATGTGTTCAGTAATGGTTGAGTAAGGTGCAAGAAATCCCATGGTGTGTTTGTGGGATAACAATCCGAAAGCGGTGCCGTCTTAATCCTGCAGCTGGGCGCTGGCATTCGTAGCTTTTTATCCCTTTCAGAGTTGCTGAATGTTTGCTGCCGACCGCTGTAACCGAGTGTTCTTGTTATTTTGAGTTTCCAGTACTTTGCTCAGAAGCTTGGTAGTTTCTCGTCCTCACGTGGTGGCAGTGCAACAGTCCAACTCGGTgtaacaaaactaaacaaaatttgTTCTTCGATGACTTCTAAATATTTCTGCCTCTGTATTCAGTCATCCCTCCTTTCTGtgagaaaactgaagagaaatgcCTGATCTCCTTCCCTTCTTTTGGTGTGTCTTTGCTGTCACCTCCTCCTGTTCTCATCTTCAGTAAAATGAATGGAGTGAAATGGAtagatttcttgtttttaatgaaataattagCGTACGGGGACATTCAGCTGATAAGAAACACAAAGAAACTTGTCTGGCTGTTTGCTGCAATAGGAAAGCCTGCCATTCCCTCCCCCAATTTGTCCTCTACGGGAGATCACAACAGTAATTTGCCATAAGCGGTGGCTTTTTGTGCTTGGTTCCTTGCCCCTCCAAATACAAGAAGCATTTGAGCAGGGTAACAGTAGTACAGTGAATTATTTGCCTGTCTTAAATCTTGAGTCCAGTAACTGTCAAACTGATAACCAAGTAATTCCAGGGATTATGATTTTGCAGTAATTACTCGAGAGGGATTTAGGGTTTGGTACTTCTGTTTTAGCTTTTGTCTCGCAGGTGGCAGCGAGAGGGCATTAGCTTCCTTCCTCCTCGGTGCCTCTGTAAGTGGGAGAGCGTTTCGGAGATGGCTGGAGTGCCTCTAGAAGCAGAGATGTTCGTCTCGGGTGTTTAGCACCCATTTGCATCAGATATAACAGCCTTTCTTTGCCGCGATGTCCCTGCCACCCTACTGGGTGGTATCGGATAGTGCAATAAGAGCTGGTGCTTTAAATAAAGGACAGGTGACATGTTACACCAGGAATTGCATCCCCGCTGCTTTGCTGGGGGTGGCTGC
This Dromaius novaehollandiae isolate bDroNov1 chromosome 2, bDroNov1.hap1, whole genome shotgun sequence DNA region includes the following protein-coding sequences:
- the SNAP47 gene encoding synaptosomal-associated protein 47 isoform X5 — protein: MDSSVKIAASERLPENVVSADRVSPSGFESIVLAEEDLNGKLMNQEIRIHSWPCSYYLDTSKQWVSGRLSLTPLAIKFTADKTGSQKRLEDTAKVLHYQGEQFDNIMRGLNKIEGDMDVADRLLTELESPSWWPFSSKLWKAPLEAKPKETATVSDSKNQEGIIIRIPVIITHRTDSNVKPGKLTLLASGLEISDCNSQVIHRFESKDVDDIRVHTPYEISVRQRFIGKPDTSYRLLSAKMPEAIPILEMQFSKKIQFLEDALGFVGARESPQVDLGTSIWQAATGLLGGVVQPSSPVGGGEGMDNEQVQLQSQEKISELETKELKQILKKLKGLALETEAELERQDEALDSITTSVDRATLNIDKQNRRIKKLT
- the SNAP47 gene encoding synaptosomal-associated protein 47 isoform X2, with the translated sequence MAVSPSGFESIVLAEEDLNGKLMNQEIRIHSWPCSYYLDTSKQWVSGRLSLTPLAIKFTADKTGELLVNFHLSGISEIKKESSNLIFSSLTILEKNTKHWFSSLQPNRNVVFNILEHFWREQLLSNQGAGAEAGALQSTKGKELTGLLAGSQKRLEDTAKVLHYQGEQFDNIMRGLNKIEGDMDVADRLLTELESPSWWPFSSKLWKAPLEAKPKETATVSDSKNQEGIIIRIPVIITHRTDSNVKPGKLTLLASGLEISDCNSQVIHRFESKDVDDIRVHTPYEISVRQRFIGKPDTSYRLLSAKMPEAIPILEMQFSKKIQFLEDALGFVGARESPQVDLGTSIWQAATGLLGGVVQPSSPVGGGEGMDNEQVQLQSQEKISELETKELKQILKKLKGLALETEAELERQDEALDSITTSVDRATLNIDKQNRRIKKLT
- the SNAP47 gene encoding synaptosomal-associated protein 47 isoform X3, which codes for MDSSVKIAASERLPENVVSADRVSPSGFESIVLAEEDLNGKLMNQEIRIHSWPCSYYLDTSKQWVSGRLSLTPLAIKFTADKTGELLVNFHLSGISEIKKESSNLIFSSLTILEKNTKHWFSSLQPNRNVVFNILEHFWREQLLSNQGAGAEAGALQSTKGKELTGLLAGSQKRLEDTAKVLHYQGEQFDNIMRGLNKIEGDMDVADRLLTELESPSWWPFSSKLWKAPLEAKPKETATVSDSKNQEGIIIRIPVIITHRTDSNVKPGKLTLLASGLEISDCNSQVIHRFESKDVDDIRVHTPYEISVRQRFIGKPDTSYRLLSAKMPEAIPILEMQFSKKIQFLEDALGFVGARESPQVDLGTSIWQADPKEAEGPCLRDRGRTGETGRSSRFHHHLCRPSDAEYRQAEPQNKETNVAPAVAAGSVT
- the SNAP47 gene encoding synaptosomal-associated protein 47 isoform X4, which translates into the protein MDSSVKIAASERLPENVVSADRVSPSGFESIVLAEEDLNGKLMNQEIRIHSWPCSYYLDTSKQWVSGRLSLTPLAIKFTADKTGELLVNFHLSGISEIKKESSNLIFSSLTILEKNTKHWFSSLQPNRNVVFNILEHFWREQLLSNQGAGAEAGALQSTKGKELTGLLAGSQKRLEDTAKVLHYQGEQFDNIMRGLNKIEGDMDVADRLLTELESPSWWPFSSKLWKAPLEAKPKETATVSDSKNQEGIIIRIPVIITHRTDSNVKPGKLTLLASGLEISDCNSQVIHRFESKDVDDIRVHTPYEISVRQRFIGKPDTSYRLLSAKMPEAIPILEMQFSKKIQFLEDALGFVGARESPQVDLGTSIWQAATGLLGGVVQPSSPVGGGEGMDNEQVQLQSQEKISELETKELKQSWKH
- the SNAP47 gene encoding synaptosomal-associated protein 47 isoform X1; protein product: MDSSVKIAASERLPENVVSADRVSPSGFESIVLAEEDLNGKLMNQEIRIHSWPCSYYLDTSKQWVSGRLSLTPLAIKFTADKTGELLVNFHLSGISEIKKESSNLIFSSLTILEKNTKHWFSSLQPNRNVVFNILEHFWREQLLSNQGAGAEAGALQSTKGKELTGLLAGSQKRLEDTAKVLHYQGEQFDNIMRGLNKIEGDMDVADRLLTELESPSWWPFSSKLWKAPLEAKPKETATVSDSKNQEGIIIRIPVIITHRTDSNVKPGKLTLLASGLEISDCNSQVIHRFESKDVDDIRVHTPYEISVRQRFIGKPDTSYRLLSAKMPEAIPILEMQFSKKIQFLEDALGFVGARESPQVDLGTSIWQAATGLLGGVVQPSSPVGGGEGMDNEQVQLQSQEKISELETKELKQILKKLKGLALETEAELERQDEALDSITTSVDRATLNIDKQNRRIKKLT
- the SNAP47 gene encoding synaptosomal-associated protein 47 isoform X6; its protein translation is MNQEIRIHSWPCSYYLDTSKQWVSGRLSLTPLAIKFTADKTGELLVNFHLSGISEIKKESSNLIFSSLTILEKNTKHWFSSLQPNRNVVFNILEHFWREQLLSNQGAGAEAGALQSTKGKELTGLLAGSQKRLEDTAKVLHYQGEQFDNIMRGLNKIEGDMDVADRLLTELESPSWWPFSSKLWKAPLEAKPKETATVSDSKNQEGIIIRIPVIITHRTDSNVKPGKLTLLASGLEISDCNSQVIHRFESKDVDDIRVHTPYEISVRQRFIGKPDTSYRLLSAKMPEAIPILEMQFSKKIQFLEDALGFVGARESPQVDLGTSIWQAATGLLGGVVQPSSPVGGGEGMDNEQVQLQSQEKISELETKELKQILKKLKGLALETEAELERQDEALDSITTSVDRATLNIDKQNRRIKKLT